In Vanacampus margaritifer isolate UIUO_Vmar chromosome 18, RoL_Vmar_1.0, whole genome shotgun sequence, a genomic segment contains:
- the LOC144037915 gene encoding uncharacterized protein LOC144037915, which translates to MDILRRSGYSLTTEKVIRTVFHPQKTSKIVDRAHSDVPLQRRQRELQLRVTLLRVSRIKVHQTVDPRKNIPKNLAGMKQAGSQTHSPLLWRQDREVPQQS; encoded by the exons atggatattcttcggaggagtgggtacagtctgaccacggagaaagtgattcggacagtatttcatccgcagaagacgtcgaag atcgtggatcgtgctcacagcgacgtcccactgcaaagacgacaaagagag ctgcagctcagagtgacgctcctcagagtgagcagaataaaggtccatcaaacagtggatccaagaaaaaac atccccaaaaatctggctggcatgaagcaggctggcagccaaacgcattcccctttactgtggcgccaggaccgagaggtgccgcagcagagctga